From Amycolatopsis sp. YIM 10, the proteins below share one genomic window:
- the gltB gene encoding glutamate synthase large subunit, with translation MTRHDQHHRRPAGLYDPQYEHDACGVAFVADLTGRRDHQIVRKALVALRNLEHRGARGAEPETGDGAGLLIQVPDEFFRAVTDFDLPEPGEYAVGTAFLPVDETARGRAMSAIERIAAEEGTQVLGWRELPVRTEHTGPTAAATMPHFSQLFLGPRSPEQTGLAMERAAFCVRKRAEHELAEDEVYFPSLSARTIVYKGMLTEAQVESFFPDLTDERVTSAIGLVHSRFSTNTFPSWPLAHPYRYVAHNGEINTLRGNRNWMDARESMLASELIPGDLERLYPVITRGASDSASFDEVLELLHLGGRPLPHAVLMMIPEAWENHEEMDPARRAFYEFHSTLMEPWDGPALVAFTDGTQIGAVLDRNGLRPARYWVTEDGLVVLASEVGVLDIDQATIVRKGRLEPGRMFLVDTAEGRIIDDDEIKGGLAAEHPYQEWVEQGLVQLEDLPEREREVPPHAALVRRQQAFGYSEEELDVLLEPMARTGAEPIGSMGNDSPLAPLSSGSRQLFDYFTQLFAQVTNPPLDAIREELVTALGAQLGAEPNLLTADAGSCRRIVLPFPVLDNDELAKLVHINDDGDLPEFAAVTVFGRYEVEGGAEALTRRLDEIRAEVSQAIAEGARLIVLSDRGVDEKHAPIPSLLLTGAVHHHLVREKTRTQVGLIVEAGDAREVHHIALLIGYGAAAVNPYLAMATVEELASAGHIDGVDAKQATRNLIKALGKGVRKTMSKMGVSTVASYTGAQIFEAIGLGEEVISTCFTGTTSRLGGIGFETIAQEVALRHRRAFPADGVRPSHRELETGADYQWRREGEPHLFNPQTVFKLQHSTRSGKYEIFKEYTKQVDDQAERLLTLRGLFGFKEGARAPVPIEEVEPVSEIVKRFATGAISYGSISKEMHQTLAIAMNRLGGKSNTGEGGEDADRLYDPERRSAVKQVASGRFGVTSEYLVNADDIQIKMAQGAKPGEGGQLPGAKVYPWIAKTRFSTPGVGLISPPPHHDIYSIEDLAQLIHDLKNANPNARIHVKLVSEVGVGTVAAGVSKAHADVVLISGHDGGTGASPLSSIKHAGGPWELGLAETQQTLLANRLRDRIVVQTDGQLKTGRDVVIAALLGAEEFGFATAPLVVSGCIMMRVCHLDTCPVGVATQNPVLREKFSGKAEYVVNFFEFIAQEVREYLAQLGFRSIAEAVGHAELLDTRKAVEHWKASGLDLSPIFHVPELEPRASRHQVVPQDHGLDKALDNTLIQLAEGALNSGDKVRLELPVRNVNRTVGTMLGSELTKRWGGEGLPDGTIDVTFTGTAGQSFGAFVPKGITLRLIGDGNDYVAKGLSGGRIVVRPPREAQYAAEDHIIAGNVIGYGATSGEIFIRGRVGERFCVRNSGALAVVEGVGDHGCEYMTGGRVIVLGTVGRNFAAGMSGGIAYLLDVDTKRLNTEMVELEPLDDEDTELLRDAVERHYDETESAIARELLADWDAAVTRFGKVMPKDYKRVLLAQAAAEREGRDVNEAIMEAAHG, from the coding sequence GTGACCCGCCATGATCAGCACCATCGCAGGCCAGCGGGCCTGTACGACCCGCAGTACGAGCACGACGCCTGCGGGGTCGCCTTTGTCGCGGATCTCACCGGGAGACGAGACCACCAGATCGTTCGCAAGGCACTGGTCGCGCTGCGGAACCTCGAACACCGCGGCGCCCGCGGCGCCGAACCGGAAACCGGTGACGGCGCGGGCCTGCTGATCCAGGTTCCGGACGAGTTCTTCCGCGCGGTGACCGATTTCGACCTGCCCGAGCCGGGCGAGTACGCCGTCGGCACCGCTTTCCTGCCGGTCGACGAAACGGCCCGCGGCCGCGCGATGAGCGCGATCGAACGGATCGCCGCCGAAGAGGGCACCCAGGTGCTCGGCTGGCGCGAACTCCCGGTGCGCACCGAGCACACCGGACCGACCGCGGCCGCCACGATGCCGCACTTCAGCCAGCTCTTCCTCGGCCCGCGCTCCCCCGAGCAGACCGGACTCGCCATGGAACGGGCCGCCTTCTGCGTGCGCAAGCGCGCCGAGCACGAACTGGCCGAGGACGAGGTCTACTTCCCGAGCCTGTCGGCGCGCACCATCGTCTACAAGGGAATGCTCACCGAGGCGCAGGTGGAGAGCTTCTTCCCTGACCTCACCGACGAGCGCGTCACCAGCGCCATCGGGCTGGTGCACTCCCGCTTCTCCACCAACACCTTCCCGTCGTGGCCGCTGGCGCACCCCTACCGGTACGTCGCGCACAACGGCGAGATCAACACCCTGCGCGGCAACCGCAACTGGATGGACGCCAGGGAGTCGATGCTCGCCAGCGAGCTGATCCCCGGCGACCTCGAGCGGCTCTACCCGGTGATCACCCGCGGGGCCAGCGACTCGGCCTCCTTCGACGAGGTGCTGGAGTTGCTCCACCTCGGCGGACGGCCATTGCCGCACGCGGTGCTGATGATGATCCCGGAAGCCTGGGAGAACCACGAGGAGATGGACCCGGCCCGCCGGGCGTTCTACGAATTCCACTCCACGCTGATGGAGCCGTGGGACGGGCCGGCGCTGGTCGCCTTCACCGACGGCACCCAGATCGGCGCCGTGCTCGACCGCAACGGCCTGCGGCCCGCGCGCTACTGGGTCACCGAGGACGGCCTGGTCGTGCTCGCCAGTGAGGTCGGCGTGCTGGACATCGACCAGGCGACGATCGTCCGGAAGGGACGGCTGGAGCCGGGCCGGATGTTCCTGGTGGACACCGCCGAAGGCCGCATCATCGACGACGACGAGATCAAGGGCGGGCTCGCCGCCGAGCACCCGTACCAGGAGTGGGTCGAGCAGGGCCTGGTCCAGTTGGAGGATCTGCCCGAGCGGGAGCGCGAAGTGCCACCGCACGCCGCGCTGGTCCGCCGGCAGCAGGCGTTCGGTTACTCCGAAGAGGAGCTGGACGTCCTGCTCGAGCCGATGGCCCGCACCGGCGCGGAGCCGATCGGCTCGATGGGCAACGACTCGCCGCTCGCCCCGCTGTCCAGTGGTTCGCGGCAGCTGTTCGACTACTTCACCCAGCTGTTCGCCCAGGTGACCAACCCGCCGCTGGACGCGATCCGCGAGGAGCTGGTCACCGCGCTCGGCGCGCAGCTCGGTGCCGAGCCGAACCTGCTCACCGCCGACGCCGGGTCGTGCCGTCGCATCGTGCTGCCGTTCCCGGTGCTCGACAACGACGAGCTGGCCAAGCTGGTGCACATCAACGACGACGGCGACCTGCCGGAGTTCGCCGCGGTCACCGTGTTCGGCAGGTACGAAGTGGAGGGTGGCGCCGAGGCGCTCACCCGGCGGCTGGACGAGATCAGGGCCGAGGTGTCGCAGGCGATCGCCGAGGGCGCCCGGCTGATCGTGCTGTCCGACCGCGGTGTCGACGAGAAGCACGCGCCGATCCCGTCGCTGCTGCTCACCGGCGCGGTGCACCACCACCTGGTCCGCGAGAAGACCAGGACGCAGGTCGGCCTGATCGTCGAGGCCGGGGACGCGCGCGAGGTGCACCACATCGCGCTGCTCATCGGCTACGGCGCGGCCGCGGTCAACCCGTACCTCGCGATGGCCACCGTGGAGGAGCTCGCCTCGGCCGGGCACATCGACGGCGTCGACGCGAAGCAGGCCACCCGGAACCTGATCAAGGCGCTGGGCAAGGGCGTGCGCAAGACCATGTCGAAGATGGGTGTGTCCACCGTGGCCTCCTACACCGGCGCGCAGATCTTCGAGGCGATCGGGCTGGGCGAAGAGGTCATCAGCACCTGCTTCACCGGCACCACCTCGCGGCTCGGCGGCATCGGGTTCGAGACCATCGCGCAGGAGGTCGCGCTGCGGCACCGGCGGGCCTTCCCGGCCGACGGCGTGCGCCCGAGCCACCGCGAGCTGGAGACCGGCGCCGACTACCAGTGGCGCCGCGAGGGTGAACCGCACCTGTTCAACCCGCAGACGGTGTTCAAGCTGCAGCACTCCACCAGGTCCGGCAAGTACGAGATCTTCAAGGAGTACACCAAGCAGGTCGACGACCAGGCCGAGCGCCTGCTGACGCTGCGCGGGCTCTTCGGCTTCAAGGAGGGCGCCCGGGCGCCGGTGCCGATCGAGGAGGTCGAGCCGGTATCCGAGATCGTCAAGCGGTTCGCCACCGGTGCCATCTCCTACGGCTCGATCTCCAAGGAGATGCACCAGACGCTGGCGATCGCGATGAACCGGCTGGGCGGCAAGTCCAACACCGGTGAGGGCGGCGAGGACGCCGACCGGCTCTACGATCCGGAGCGCCGCTCGGCGGTCAAGCAGGTCGCGAGTGGCCGGTTCGGGGTCACGAGCGAGTACCTGGTCAACGCCGACGACATCCAGATCAAGATGGCGCAGGGCGCGAAGCCCGGCGAAGGTGGGCAGCTGCCCGGCGCGAAGGTCTACCCGTGGATCGCGAAGACGCGGTTCTCCACGCCGGGGGTCGGCCTGATCTCGCCGCCGCCGCACCACGACATCTACTCCATCGAGGACCTGGCGCAGCTGATCCACGACCTGAAGAACGCCAACCCGAACGCCCGCATCCACGTGAAGCTGGTGTCCGAGGTGGGCGTCGGCACGGTCGCGGCCGGGGTGTCCAAGGCGCACGCCGACGTGGTGCTCATCTCCGGGCACGACGGCGGTACCGGCGCTTCGCCGCTGTCGTCGATCAAGCACGCGGGCGGCCCGTGGGAGCTGGGGCTCGCCGAAACGCAGCAGACGCTGCTGGCGAACCGGCTGCGGGACCGGATCGTGGTGCAGACCGACGGTCAGCTCAAGACGGGCCGGGACGTGGTCATCGCCGCGCTGCTGGGTGCGGAGGAGTTCGGCTTCGCGACCGCGCCGCTGGTGGTCTCCGGCTGCATCATGATGCGGGTGTGCCACCTGGACACCTGCCCGGTCGGAGTGGCCACGCAGAACCCGGTGCTGCGCGAGAAGTTCAGCGGTAAGGCCGAGTACGTGGTGAACTTCTTCGAGTTCATCGCGCAGGAGGTGCGGGAGTACCTGGCGCAGCTGGGCTTCCGGTCGATCGCCGAGGCGGTCGGGCACGCCGAGCTGCTCGACACCCGCAAGGCGGTCGAGCACTGGAAGGCCTCCGGGCTGGACCTGTCGCCGATCTTCCACGTGCCCGAGCTGGAGCCGCGGGCTTCGCGGCACCAGGTCGTCCCCCAGGACCACGGTCTGGACAAGGCACTCGACAACACGCTGATCCAGTTGGCCGAGGGCGCCCTGAACTCGGGGGACAAGGTGCGGCTGGAGCTGCCGGTGCGCAACGTGAACCGGACCGTCGGCACCATGCTGGGTTCCGAGCTGACCAAGCGCTGGGGCGGCGAAGGCCTGCCGGACGGCACGATCGACGTGACCTTCACCGGCACCGCGGGGCAGTCGTTCGGCGCGTTCGTGCCGAAGGGCATCACGCTGCGCCTGATCGGCGACGGCAACGACTACGTGGCGAAGGGCCTGTCCGGTGGCCGGATCGTGGTCCGCCCGCCGCGCGAGGCGCAGTACGCCGCCGAGGACCACATCATCGCCGGCAACGTGATCGGCTACGGCGCGACCAGCGGGGAGATCTTCATCCGCGGCCGCGTCGGAGAACGGTTCTGCGTGCGGAACTCCGGTGCGCTGGCCGTGGTGGAAGGCGTCGGCGACCACGGGTGCGAGTACATGACCGGCGGCCGGGTGATCGTGCTCGGCACGGTCGGGCGCAACTTCGCGGCCGGCATGTCCGGCGGCATCGCCTACCTGCTCGACGTGGACACGAAGCGGCTCAACACCGAGATGGTGGAGCTGGAACCCCTCGACGACGAGGACACCGAACTGCTCCGCGACGCGGTCGAACGGCACTACGACGAGACCGAGTCGGCCATCGCCCGCGAACTGCTGGCCGACTGGGACGCCGCGGTGACCAGGTTCGGCAAGGTGATGCCGAAGGACTACAAGCGAGTGCTACTCGCGCAGGCTGCCGCCGAACGCGAAGGCCGTGACGTGAACGAGGCGATCATGGAGGCCGCACATGGCTGA
- a CDS encoding glutamate synthase subunit beta — MADPKGFLTTERELPQRRPVDLRLLDWREVYEDFATSKLEKQAGRCMDCGIPFCHQGCPLGNLIPEWNTLVWKEDWRAAAERLHATNNFPEFTGTLCPAPCETACVLGINDDPVTIKRVEISIIDRAFEEGWVTPQLPEKRTGKKVAVVGSGPSGLAAAQQLTRAGHTVVVYERADAIGGLLRYGIPEFKMEKHRLDRRLDQMRAEGTEFRTGVNVGKDLSVEDLRANHDAVVLAGGATAWRDLPIPGRDLDGVYQAMEYLPPANRVAAGTLDTPTINAHGKNVVVIGGGDTGADCVGTAHRQGALSVTQLEIMPRPPESRSDAHPWPTYPMIYRVSSAHEEGGERLYSVNTQQFVDDGSGRVRALNLVEVRSENGKFVPIEGTERELPAELVLLAMGFVGPERAGLLENLGVELDQRGNVARNAQFRTSLDDVFVAGDMGRGQSLIVWAIAEGRSAAAAVDAQLTGREILPAPIAPTDRPIS, encoded by the coding sequence ATGGCTGACCCCAAGGGCTTTCTGACCACCGAACGCGAACTGCCGCAGCGGCGGCCGGTGGACCTGCGGCTGCTCGACTGGCGGGAGGTCTACGAGGACTTCGCGACCAGCAAGCTGGAGAAGCAGGCGGGCCGCTGCATGGACTGCGGCATCCCGTTCTGCCACCAGGGCTGTCCGCTCGGGAACCTCATTCCGGAGTGGAACACGCTGGTGTGGAAGGAGGACTGGCGCGCGGCGGCGGAACGTCTGCACGCGACCAACAACTTCCCGGAGTTCACCGGCACACTGTGCCCGGCTCCGTGCGAAACCGCCTGCGTGCTCGGGATCAACGACGACCCGGTCACCATCAAGCGCGTCGAAATCTCGATCATCGACCGCGCCTTCGAGGAAGGCTGGGTCACTCCGCAACTTCCGGAGAAGCGGACCGGGAAGAAGGTCGCCGTGGTCGGCTCGGGCCCGTCCGGCCTCGCCGCCGCGCAGCAGCTCACCCGGGCCGGCCACACCGTCGTGGTCTACGAGCGGGCGGATGCCATCGGCGGCCTTCTGCGCTACGGCATTCCCGAGTTCAAAATGGAGAAGCACCGCCTAGACCGGCGCCTAGACCAGATGCGCGCCGAGGGCACCGAATTCCGCACCGGCGTGAACGTCGGCAAGGACCTGTCGGTCGAAGACCTGCGAGCCAACCACGACGCCGTGGTGCTCGCCGGCGGCGCGACCGCCTGGCGGGACCTCCCCATCCCCGGCCGCGACCTGGACGGCGTGTATCAGGCGATGGAATACCTGCCTCCGGCAAACCGCGTCGCCGCCGGAACGCTCGACACCCCGACAATCAACGCGCACGGCAAGAACGTCGTGGTGATCGGCGGCGGCGACACCGGCGCGGACTGCGTCGGCACCGCCCACCGCCAGGGTGCCCTCTCGGTGACCCAGCTGGAAATCATGCCGCGCCCGCCGGAGTCCCGCTCCGACGCCCACCCGTGGCCGACCTACCCGATGATCTACCGCGTCTCCTCGGCCCACGAGGAGGGCGGCGAGCGACTCTACTCGGTGAACACCCAGCAGTTCGTCGACGACGGCTCGGGCCGGGTACGCGCACTGAACCTGGTGGAAGTCCGCTCGGAGAACGGAAAGTTCGTCCCCATAGAGGGCACCGAGCGCGAACTGCCCGCCGAACTCGTCCTGCTCGCCATGGGCTTCGTCGGCCCGGAACGCGCCGGCCTGCTGGAAAACCTCGGCGTCGAACTGGACCAGCGAGGCAACGTAGCCAGAAACGCGCAGTTCCGCACCAGCCTCGACGACGTCTTCGTCGCCGGCGACATGGGCCGCGGACAGTCGCTCATCGTCTGGGCAATCGCCGAAGGCCGCTCCGCGGCCGCCGCGGTGGACGCCCAGCTCACCGGCCGGGAAATCCTCCCGGCTCCGATCGCGCCGACTGACCGGCCGATCTCCTGA